One Leptolyngbya sp. CCY15150 genomic window carries:
- a CDS encoding glycosyltransferase family 2 protein, giving the protein MVVLTYLCWAIALIVCIPVLTFTLECWLAMLPGRSPAPLAHAPRLAVLIPAHNEALVIQDTLAALMPQLVEGDRLIVIADNCSDDTAAIARSAGATVLERQNRDQRGKGYALDFGLRSLDADPPDIVVMVDADCTLLPGALRTIAQQAAQSQRPVQALYLMEQPPDPSAKDSVSALAFMVKNRVRPRGLQRLGLPCLLTGTGMAFPWEMIRQSPLASGNIVEDMQLGLDLAIAGAPPQFCETARVIGRLPQQDQAATSQRTRWEHGHLQTLVTQVPRLLTTAIARQRLGALALALDLAVPPLSLLVMLWGAAMVGAIAAGWLGVSWAIAGFLGLQGLLLLSAVMLAWARFGRSILSLGQLLSIPLYVLWKIPMYIAFIVRPQRQWVRTERDPAPPPKADRAP; this is encoded by the coding sequence TTGGTCGTTCTGACATACCTATGCTGGGCGATCGCCCTGATCGTCTGCATTCCAGTTCTCACCTTCACCCTTGAATGTTGGCTAGCCATGCTGCCGGGGCGATCGCCCGCCCCGTTGGCCCATGCACCACGATTGGCGGTGTTGATTCCAGCGCACAACGAGGCTCTGGTCATTCAAGACACCCTGGCCGCACTGATGCCCCAACTGGTAGAGGGCGATCGCCTGATCGTCATTGCCGATAACTGCAGCGATGACACTGCCGCCATCGCTCGCTCGGCGGGAGCCACGGTGCTCGAACGCCAGAATCGGGATCAGCGGGGCAAGGGCTATGCCCTAGATTTTGGGCTGCGCTCCCTAGATGCGGATCCGCCCGACATTGTGGTGATGGTGGATGCCGACTGCACCCTACTGCCCGGAGCCCTGCGCACCATCGCCCAGCAGGCCGCCCAGTCCCAGCGCCCGGTACAGGCTTTGTATTTGATGGAGCAACCGCCCGATCCCAGCGCCAAGGATTCGGTGTCGGCTCTGGCCTTTATGGTGAAGAATCGGGTGCGGCCGCGAGGTTTGCAGCGCTTGGGCTTGCCCTGCCTGCTCACCGGCACCGGCATGGCCTTTCCCTGGGAGATGATTCGGCAATCGCCCTTGGCCAGCGGCAACATTGTGGAAGATATGCAGTTGGGTTTAGACCTAGCGATCGCCGGTGCGCCGCCCCAGTTTTGCGAAACGGCCCGGGTGATCGGTCGCTTGCCCCAGCAGGATCAGGCCGCCACCAGCCAACGCACCCGCTGGGAACATGGCCATTTGCAAACCTTGGTGACCCAAGTTCCCCGGTTGTTGACCACAGCGATCGCCCGGCAGCGCCTTGGTGCCTTGGCCCTAGCGTTGGACTTGGCCGTGCCACCCCTGTCGCTGTTGGTGATGCTGTGGGGTGCGGCGATGGTGGGGGCGATCGCCGCTGGCTGGCTGGGTGTGTCGTGGGCGATCGCGGGCTTTTTGGGTCTGCAGGGCCTGCTGCTGCTATCGGCGGTGATGCTGGCTTGGGCTCGCTTTGGGCGATCGATCCTTTCCCTAGGACAGTTACTCTCGATTCCCCTCTACGTGCTCTGGAAAATCCCCATGTATATTGCCTTCATCGTCCGACCCCAGCGGCAGTGGGTGCGCACGGAACGAGATCCTGCCCCGCCGCCGAAGGCCGATCGTGCGCCCTAG
- a CDS encoding glycosyltransferase family A protein: MQTLELPPPLVSVIIPMYNAEGYITQALQSVLQETTIPLEVVVVNDRSSDRSLERVQAIQDARLRVVNGAKAGISTTMNLGLAAARGAIIMRCDADDLFTPGRIASQANWLQQHPDYGAVCGSYDIIAPNGSFVLQHDTGSTPEEVTDELQQGITRTHLCTFAIRTDTLRLLGGFRPYFETGEDIDLQLRLTDICRVFYQIESRYCYRLHNDSITHVIPSERRVFFDRIARTFQQQRQHQGQDDLQRGIFPPIPQGSESRSYSSNEQIQGFLQGRAWQALSQGQRRNALKLGVRSLLANPGHLPTWSNFLVLLAKLPTQKAPSAPAPPSPPMDEAPQPPAKPVTSEVDRDG, encoded by the coding sequence ATGCAGACTTTGGAACTACCACCACCGCTCGTTAGCGTGATTATTCCGATGTATAACGCCGAGGGCTATATTACTCAGGCGCTGCAGTCGGTGCTGCAAGAAACCACGATTCCCTTGGAGGTGGTTGTGGTCAACGATCGCTCTAGCGATCGCTCCCTAGAACGAGTGCAGGCGATTCAAGATGCGCGATTGCGGGTCGTCAACGGTGCTAAGGCGGGCATTTCCACCACCATGAACCTAGGACTAGCGGCGGCCCGGGGCGCGATCATCATGCGCTGTGATGCCGATGATCTGTTTACGCCTGGACGCATTGCCTCCCAAGCCAACTGGCTGCAGCAGCATCCAGACTATGGCGCGGTTTGTGGTAGCTACGACATCATTGCGCCCAACGGCTCCTTTGTCCTGCAGCACGACACCGGCAGCACGCCGGAAGAGGTGACCGATGAACTTCAGCAAGGCATCACCCGCACCCACCTCTGCACCTTCGCCATCCGCACGGACACCCTACGACTCCTGGGCGGGTTTCGTCCCTACTTCGAAACCGGCGAAGACATTGACCTGCAGCTTCGTCTGACCGACATTTGCCGGGTGTTTTACCAGATCGAGTCTCGCTATTGCTACCGCCTGCACAACGACTCCATTACCCACGTGATCCCTTCCGAGCGACGGGTCTTTTTTGATCGGATCGCCCGCACCTTCCAGCAGCAGCGCCAGCATCAAGGGCAGGATGATCTGCAACGTGGCATCTTTCCGCCTATTCCCCAAGGTTCCGAGTCGCGATCCTATTCGTCCAATGAACAAATTCAGGGATTTCTACAGGGTCGAGCCTGGCAGGCTCTCAGCCAAGGACAGCGGCGGAATGCCTTGAAGCTAGGGGTGCGATCGCTCCTGGCCAATCCTGGCCATCTGCCCACCTGGAGCAACTTTTTGGTCTTACTGGCCAAACTGCCCACCCAGAAAGCACCGTCGGCACCCGCTCCCCCCAGTCCACCCATGGACGAAGCCCCCCAGCCCCCAGCCAAACCGGTTACATCCGAGGTTGACCGAGATGGATGA
- a CDS encoding glycosyltransferase, which yields MSNVPIDCDRPPRVSVILPVYNSERYLAEAIESILSQTFEDFELWIGDDCSSDRSLAILQTYAAQDARIHVLANPTNLGVSATRNRLQAQAQGEFIAVMDADDIALPDRFSQQVSFLHDHPEVVCVGGNHALIDAEGRLLTYLALPPDNEAIQQSALAGHGSICHPCAMMRRSTLQEIGGYDESLKSALDLDLWLRLGEVGHLANLQTVVLHYRLHAHSISETRSTEQRHNARRVCERAWQRRGIEGKFEAGYAWRPTADPESQHHFMLKYGWWAFNSRQRQTALVYGWRAIKLRPFQTDGWILLGCAIAKPMPSLEEP from the coding sequence ATGTCAAACGTGCCTATTGACTGCGATCGCCCCCCTCGGGTCTCGGTCATTTTGCCGGTTTACAACTCCGAACGCTACCTAGCTGAAGCAATTGAGAGTATCTTGTCCCAAACCTTTGAGGACTTTGAGCTGTGGATCGGTGATGACTGTTCTAGCGATCGCTCCCTCGCCATCCTCCAAACCTATGCCGCCCAAGATGCCCGCATCCATGTGCTGGCTAACCCCACCAATCTAGGGGTTTCGGCTACCCGCAATCGCCTCCAGGCCCAAGCCCAAGGCGAGTTCATTGCCGTCATGGATGCCGATGACATCGCCCTGCCCGATCGCTTTAGCCAGCAGGTCAGCTTCCTCCATGACCATCCAGAGGTGGTCTGTGTGGGTGGTAACCATGCCCTGATCGATGCTGAGGGTCGCCTGCTCACCTACCTGGCCCTCCCCCCAGACAATGAGGCGATTCAACAATCTGCCCTCGCCGGCCATGGCAGTATTTGCCATCCCTGTGCCATGATGCGTCGCAGCACCCTGCAGGAGATTGGCGGCTATGACGAATCGCTGAAAAGCGCCTTAGATTTAGACCTGTGGCTGCGGCTGGGGGAAGTGGGGCATCTGGCCAATCTGCAAACCGTTGTGCTGCACTATCGGCTCCATGCCCATTCCATTAGCGAAACGCGCAGTACGGAACAGCGGCACAATGCGCGGCGGGTTTGCGAACGCGCTTGGCAGCGGCGCGGCATCGAGGGCAAGTTTGAAGCGGGCTATGCCTGGCGACCCACCGCCGATCCTGAGTCCCAGCATCACTTTATGCTCAAGTATGGCTGGTGGGCCTTCAATAGCCGCCAGCGCCAAACTGCCTTGGTCTATGGGTGGCGGGCGATCAAGCTACGTCCCTTCCAGACCGATGGCTGGATACTCTTGGGCTGTGCGATCGCCAAGCCAATGCCGTCCCTGGAGGAACCTTAG
- a CDS encoding sulfotransferase has translation MIQQPDALTAKLFRAYYKANLVVRRKSYEYLWILGHMRSGSSMFTHILNTNPEISGYGETHVFYWNQQDLTHLMCDVKYALKQLDMSDRFIMDKILHDMHIKDESLLNHPRISIIFLLRDPAETLSSMVKLWGETGDDGVQLYSVEDYTQYYCDRLRSIQRYAEIMEHPKRAFFLTHAQLIHQTDAVFRALEQHLSLKFPLSEQYEKTPVTGQRKVGDWSGNLESGTIIRNPKKTLYNLDPHLLERANQAFQDCCQTLSQRCTSLPISQDES, from the coding sequence ATGATCCAACAGCCAGATGCCTTAACCGCAAAACTATTTCGAGCCTATTACAAGGCTAACTTGGTCGTTCGTCGTAAGTCCTATGAGTATCTATGGATATTGGGACATATGCGATCGGGTTCATCGATGTTTACCCATATCCTCAACACCAATCCAGAGATTTCTGGCTATGGAGAAACCCATGTTTTTTATTGGAACCAACAGGATTTAACTCACTTAATGTGTGATGTTAAATATGCCCTAAAGCAACTTGATATGAGCGATCGCTTTATCATGGACAAAATTCTTCATGATATGCATATTAAAGACGAATCTCTCCTCAATCATCCTCGTATCTCCATCATTTTTCTCCTAAGAGATCCGGCGGAAACCTTGTCTAGCATGGTCAAGCTATGGGGCGAAACGGGAGATGATGGAGTCCAGCTCTATTCTGTAGAAGACTACACCCAATATTATTGCGATCGCCTCCGAAGCATCCAGCGCTATGCCGAGATCATGGAACATCCTAAGCGAGCATTTTTCCTCACCCATGCTCAGCTCATTCATCAAACAGATGCTGTTTTTCGAGCCCTAGAACAGCATCTATCTCTAAAATTTCCCCTTTCTGAACAGTATGAAAAAACGCCGGTAACTGGACAGAGAAAAGTGGGTGACTGGTCTGGAAATTTAGAATCTGGAACCATTATTCGCAATCCTAAAAAAACACTCTATAACCTAGATCCACATCTTCTTGAGCGGGCCAATCAAGCCTTTCAAGACTGTTGTCAAACCTTAAGCCAGCGATGTACTAGCCTGCCCATATCCCAGGATGAATCGTGA
- a CDS encoding lipopolysaccharide biosynthesis protein — protein MADPSLTPSPEPTPDPAAKPSLKARAIRGSMWTLGGYGANQVLRFASNLVLTRLLFPEAFGLMSLVQIFLQGLEMFSDIGIKPSIIHDKRGDDPAFLNTAWTIQAGRGVGLWLLSCAIAFPASQFYREPMLTQLLPVVGLTALISGFTSTKLPTANRNLRLGLVTSLELTSYVVGLVVMVFCAWRYESVWALVAGGLVDSLVRMTLSHVMLPGIPNRFHWEPEAFKSLYRFGRWIFISTALTFLAGQGDRLILGRLLDVRFLGVYTIAVTLARFPRQAISQVIDRVLFPSYAELIRDRPERVYTNLRKSRLTLIGIGWGISLTFILFGPTIINTLYDERYADAGWIIQIISLGSLIGVVGGTYDGILMAKGKTFLVSFLLVVQISVQLAAMVIGYQLNGQPGVVWGLASVTWFAYPVKAIIFSKFSLWQPEVDIPVLGAAIVIIWGSTYMLSSI, from the coding sequence ATGGCTGATCCGTCCTTAACGCCTTCTCCCGAGCCCACGCCTGATCCTGCGGCCAAACCGTCCTTAAAAGCACGGGCCATCCGGGGATCCATGTGGACGCTGGGCGGCTATGGTGCCAATCAGGTTCTACGGTTTGCCAGCAATTTAGTTCTGACTCGCCTGCTGTTTCCAGAGGCCTTTGGGCTAATGTCGCTGGTGCAGATTTTTCTGCAGGGGCTAGAAATGTTTTCCGACATTGGCATCAAGCCCAGCATCATTCACGATAAACGGGGCGATGATCCAGCCTTTCTCAACACTGCCTGGACGATTCAAGCTGGACGCGGGGTGGGGCTGTGGTTGTTGTCCTGCGCGATCGCGTTCCCGGCGTCCCAGTTCTACCGCGAACCCATGCTCACCCAGCTTTTGCCCGTGGTGGGGTTAACGGCGTTAATCTCCGGCTTCACCTCCACCAAGCTGCCCACCGCCAACCGCAACCTTCGGCTTGGGTTGGTCACGAGCTTAGAACTCACCTCCTATGTGGTGGGTTTGGTGGTGATGGTTTTCTGTGCTTGGCGGTATGAATCGGTCTGGGCGCTGGTGGCAGGGGGGCTGGTAGATAGCTTGGTGCGCATGACCCTCAGCCATGTGATGCTGCCGGGCATCCCCAACCGCTTTCATTGGGAACCGGAGGCCTTCAAGTCCCTCTATCGCTTTGGGCGCTGGATTTTTATTAGCACCGCGCTGACCTTCTTGGCCGGTCAGGGCGATCGCTTGATTCTGGGACGATTGCTAGACGTGCGATTTTTGGGGGTTTACACCATCGCCGTCACCCTAGCCCGCTTCCCCCGCCAAGCCATTTCCCAGGTGATCGATCGCGTCCTGTTTCCCTCCTATGCCGAACTCATTCGCGATCGCCCCGAGCGAGTCTATACCAATCTACGCAAAAGCCGCCTCACCTTAATAGGAATTGGCTGGGGTATTTCCCTAACGTTTATTCTGTTTGGCCCCACTATTATCAACACTTTATATGATGAACGCTATGCTGATGCTGGCTGGATCATTCAGATTATTTCGTTGGGATCATTAATTGGCGTTGTGGGCGGCACCTATGACGGTATTTTGATGGCCAAAGGCAAGACTTTCCTGGTGTCCTTTTTGTTGGTTGTGCAAATTTCAGTGCAGTTAGCCGCGATGGTCATCGGCTATCAGCTCAATGGTCAACCGGGTGTGGTGTGGGGGTTAGCCAGTGTGACCTGGTTTGCCTATCCTGTGAAAGCCATCATTTTCTCTAAGTTTTCGCTCTGGCAGCCAGAGGTTGATATCCCGGTGCTTGGTGCTGCCATCGTGATTATTTGGGGCTCAACCTATATGCTGAGTTCTATTTAA
- a CDS encoding glycosyltransferase, with protein sequence MNTIGLVAIGRNEGDRLQRCLKSVVGQADAVVYVDSGSTDGSVEFAQSLGVEVVVLDLSIPFTAARARNAGFERLLQLQPDLTFVQFVDGDCEVVPGWLEMARQALSDRPDLAVVCGRRRERFPEASIYNQICDIEWDTPVGEATACGGDAMMRVAAVQQVNGFNPSLIAGEEPELCVRLRQQDWKIFRLDAEMTLHDAQMTQFSQWWKRSQRSGHAFAQGSWMHGRSPQQHWVKESRRIWIWGLVIPVVILGTAGITSGFSLLLLALYLVSALRTARYAQGKGYEPGVARWYGWFCTVGKFPELQGQLQFHLRRIFHRQATLIEYKSAPSSR encoded by the coding sequence TTGAACACAATTGGATTAGTCGCGATTGGTCGCAATGAAGGCGATCGCCTGCAGCGCTGTTTAAAATCGGTGGTGGGCCAGGCTGATGCGGTGGTCTACGTCGATTCTGGCTCCACGGACGGCAGCGTCGAGTTTGCCCAATCTCTCGGCGTTGAGGTGGTGGTGCTTGATCTGTCTATTCCCTTCACCGCCGCCCGCGCTCGGAATGCTGGCTTTGAACGGCTGCTGCAGCTCCAGCCCGATCTCACCTTTGTGCAATTTGTCGATGGAGATTGCGAAGTGGTGCCAGGCTGGCTGGAGATGGCTCGCCAAGCCTTGAGCGATCGCCCGGATCTGGCGGTGGTCTGCGGACGGCGGCGGGAGCGCTTCCCCGAGGCCTCGATCTATAACCAAATCTGTGACATTGAATGGGATACCCCAGTGGGAGAAGCCACGGCCTGTGGCGGCGATGCCATGATGCGGGTGGCGGCAGTCCAACAGGTGAACGGCTTCAACCCTAGTTTGATTGCTGGGGAGGAGCCGGAGCTATGCGTGCGATTGCGTCAGCAGGATTGGAAAATCTTCCGTCTAGATGCAGAGATGACCCTGCATGATGCCCAAATGACCCAGTTTTCCCAGTGGTGGAAGCGATCGCAGCGATCGGGTCATGCCTTCGCCCAAGGCAGTTGGATGCATGGCCGCAGTCCTCAGCAGCATTGGGTCAAGGAAAGCCGCCGGATTTGGATCTGGGGGCTGGTGATCCCCGTAGTGATCTTGGGAACGGCTGGGATCACCTCGGGCTTTAGTTTACTGCTGCTGGCTCTCTATCTGGTGTCTGCCCTGCGAACGGCTCGTTATGCCCAGGGCAAGGGCTATGAGCCAGGCGTAGCTCGCTGGTATGGATGGTTTTGCACCGTAGGAAAATTTCCAGAACTTCAGGGTCAGCTCCAGTTTCATCTTCGTCGGATCTTCCATCGCCAAGCCACGCTGATCGAATATAAATCTGCGCCATCCAGCCGCTAA
- a CDS encoding STAS domain-containing protein, with protein MFVPYRIFRPTTRILSSTSAPDILHWVTQSLESNVACLLLDLQDVMFMDSSGLGALVIASKRVKKVGGRLALCSLSGQARMAVEMSSLDTILEIYDTPQDFLQLFSSQDSMRSPHHDSSPS; from the coding sequence ATGTTTGTTCCCTATCGGATTTTCCGTCCGACCACGCGCATTCTCAGCTCAACCAGTGCGCCAGATATCCTGCATTGGGTCACCCAGAGTTTAGAATCCAATGTTGCCTGCTTGCTTCTAGATTTGCAGGACGTCATGTTTATGGATAGTAGCGGTCTAGGAGCGTTGGTGATTGCTAGCAAGCGTGTGAAGAAGGTGGGTGGACGGCTGGCGTTATGCTCCCTCAGTGGTCAAGCTCGCATGGCTGTGGAAATGTCGTCCCTTGATACCATCCTGGAAATTTACGATACTCCGCAAGATTTTCTCCAGCTTTTTTCCAGTCAAGATTCCATGCGATCGCCCCATCATGACTCATCCCCGTCCTAG
- a CDS encoding HAMP domain-containing sensor histidine kinase: MPSSSSLDYPKWQHRFMLERLRLMGILAIVLLSCLTTLNLLVVIPAVTLEQSVSLTPGLSYRCIVSSIAQGLGLVLGLVLLKDFRARNYPGWLFLWLSWSISFLPQIQVFLRGEVIFNPISWMIVFTAQAILIPVRWRLHLLSQAVLLGSVAGAMLLGFENVHFAARTDLTPAMGSAVYSLTGFQLFSVCLISNLGVYLYERMMRQEFELRRQIRLFLHAVSHDLRNPVLGTLMVLRNLRNPAGETTLSQGILDRMIESGDRQVELIDSLLEAYTIETHGLQLHCQPLSLGNSVQKILGDLYSSIQDAEAIVSVRIPDALPLVNADPTQLHRVYHNLILHTLRSNAPGLHLRLTAQVMGKYLRCTVHDNGPGLSTEQCDQLFNFCTRGPNARQTLGLGLGLYICQQIIEAHHGTIGVSSTCGQGTTLWFDLPIALPDSYPQHR; the protein is encoded by the coding sequence ATGCCGTCCTCCTCCTCATTGGACTATCCAAAATGGCAACATCGCTTCATGCTGGAACGATTACGCTTAATGGGCATCCTGGCTATTGTTTTATTGAGCTGTTTAACCACGCTCAATCTGCTTGTGGTGATCCCGGCAGTGACTCTGGAGCAATCGGTGAGCCTCACGCCAGGCCTCTCCTACCGCTGCATTGTAAGCTCCATTGCTCAAGGGCTAGGACTGGTCTTAGGGCTGGTCTTGCTGAAAGACTTTCGTGCCCGGAACTATCCAGGATGGCTCTTTTTATGGCTATCTTGGTCGATTTCCTTTCTGCCCCAGATCCAGGTATTTCTTCGAGGGGAAGTCATCTTCAACCCCATCAGTTGGATGATTGTGTTCACGGCCCAGGCCATTTTGATCCCCGTTCGCTGGCGGCTGCATCTGCTGTCTCAGGCTGTTCTTTTGGGCAGTGTGGCTGGAGCGATGCTCCTTGGCTTTGAAAACGTTCACTTTGCGGCCCGCACCGATCTCACCCCTGCTATGGGCTCTGCGGTATATTCCCTGACTGGATTTCAGCTTTTCTCAGTCTGTCTTATCTCTAATCTAGGTGTGTATCTCTACGAGCGGATGATGCGACAGGAGTTTGAGTTGCGACGGCAAATACGCCTCTTTCTCCATGCCGTATCCCATGACCTCCGCAACCCCGTGTTGGGAACACTGATGGTCTTAAGAAATTTACGCAATCCAGCCGGTGAAACCACGCTGTCTCAGGGCATTCTAGACCGCATGATTGAAAGCGGCGATCGCCAGGTTGAACTGATTGATTCCTTACTCGAAGCCTATACCATCGAAACCCACGGACTACAGCTCCATTGCCAACCGCTCTCGTTGGGAAATTCAGTACAAAAGATTCTCGGTGATCTGTATTCTTCTATACAAGATGCCGAAGCGATCGTGTCCGTGAGAATCCCAGATGCCCTGCCGCTCGTGAACGCCGATCCGACACAACTGCATCGGGTTTATCACAACCTCATCTTACATACCCTGCGCTCCAACGCTCCTGGACTCCATCTGCGGTTGACCGCCCAAGTCATGGGCAAGTATCTCCGCTGCACCGTCCATGACAACGGCCCGGGGCTCTCGACTGAACAATGCGATCAACTGTTCAATTTTTGTACCCGTGGCCCCAACGCCCGCCAAACCCTAGGACTAGGATTGGGGCTGTATATCTGTCAGCAGATCATTGAAGCGCACCATGGAACCATTGGTGTCTCTAGCACCTGCGGCCAAGGAACAACCCTATGGTTTGATCTGCCGATCGCTCTCCCTGACTCCTACCCCCAACACCGCTAA
- the msrA gene encoding peptide-methionine (S)-S-oxide reductase MsrA: MGLFGFGKKLSLPTAQEALPGRAETMPIPSKHFVNGNPLNPDLKGLEQAMFGLGCFWGAERKFWQLPGVVVTAVGYAAGITPNPTYQEVCSGLTGHNEVVWLAFDPSQISYETLLKVFWESHNPTQGMRQGNDAGTQYRSGIYTYSPEQQQAAIASKQVYQTAIQAAGYGAITTEILDAPTFYYAEEYHQQYLAKNPNGYCGLGGTNVSCPIGMGIEARA, encoded by the coding sequence ATGGGATTATTCGGATTCGGTAAAAAGCTCAGCCTGCCCACCGCTCAAGAGGCGCTCCCTGGACGGGCGGAAACCATGCCCATTCCGTCCAAGCATTTTGTCAACGGCAATCCCCTCAACCCCGACCTCAAGGGCTTAGAGCAAGCCATGTTTGGTCTGGGCTGTTTTTGGGGCGCAGAACGCAAATTCTGGCAGCTACCCGGTGTGGTGGTGACGGCAGTGGGCTATGCAGCGGGGATCACGCCCAATCCCACCTACCAAGAAGTTTGTAGCGGTCTCACCGGTCACAATGAAGTCGTCTGGCTGGCCTTTGACCCATCTCAAATCAGCTACGAAACCCTGCTGAAGGTGTTTTGGGAAAGCCACAACCCCACCCAAGGTATGCGCCAAGGCAATGATGCGGGCACGCAATATCGCTCTGGGATCTATACCTATTCTCCAGAGCAGCAGCAGGCAGCGATCGCATCCAAGCAGGTCTATCAAACCGCCATTCAGGCCGCAGGCTATGGGGCGATCACCACTGAAATTCTAGATGCGCCAACCTTTTATTACGCAGAAGAGTATCACCAACAGTATTTAGCTAAGAATCCCAACGGGTACTGTGGCTTGGGTGGAACTAATGTATCTTGCCCCATTGGCATGGGGATCGAAGCTCGGGCATAA
- a CDS encoding site-specific integrase, translated as MKVQGNGQARVLTGDEIQRLFAHGLSSDRDRALFGLCLYTGCRISEALTLRVDDLQGDTLTLRRRHTKGKLQTRSLHIHPALAELLAAYAPASGYLFPGMPGRSPHLTRFSADKILRAACRRVGLQGISTHSFRRTALTTMSNAGVPLRHIQDISGHRSLATLQRYLEVRPEDRQRAIATLQF; from the coding sequence GTGAAGGTACAGGGGAATGGGCAGGCTAGGGTGTTGACCGGGGACGAAATTCAGCGCTTGTTTGCCCATGGCTTGAGCAGCGATCGCGATCGCGCCCTGTTTGGCCTTTGTCTATATACGGGCTGCCGAATTTCCGAAGCCCTCACCCTGCGGGTGGATGATCTGCAGGGCGACACCCTCACCCTGCGGCGGCGGCATACCAAGGGCAAGCTACAGACGCGATCGCTCCATATTCATCCAGCTCTCGCGGAACTGCTGGCGGCCTACGCTCCGGCCAGCGGCTACCTGTTTCCGGGAATGCCAGGGCGATCGCCCCATCTCACCCGATTCAGCGCCGACAAAATTCTGCGGGCAGCCTGCCGGCGGGTAGGGCTCCAGGGCATCAGCACCCACAGCTTTCGCCGCACAGCCCTAACGACCATGAGCAATGCCGGCGTGCCCCTGCGCCATATCCAAGACATTTCCGGGCATCGCTCCCTCGCCACTCTCCAGCGCTACCTAGAAGTGCGTCCCGAAGACCGACAGCGAGCGATCGCCACCCTCCAGTTCTAA
- the nadA gene encoding quinolinate synthase NadA: MDGTAVFTTARPTSTSALPTDLVAAIQALKQELNAVILAHYYQDPDIQDIADYIGDSLGLSRQAASTDAAVIVFAGVHFMAETAKILNPHKLVLLPDLDAGCSLADSCPPADFAAFKAAHPGHLVISYINCTADIKAMSDIICTSSNAVQIVNQIPTDQPIIFAPDQNLGRYVMAETGRDLVLWQGSCMVHENFSEKKMVQLHMEHPEAEILAHPECEPSVLRHADYIGSTTALLNYCQKSDRSSFIVATEPGIIHQMQKQAPHKQFIPAPPMGSCACNECPHMRLNTLEKIYWAMKRRSPEITMAAELQQAALKPIQRMLDMSH, translated from the coding sequence ATGGATGGTACTGCTGTGTTTACGACTGCTCGTCCCACGTCAACGTCCGCCCTACCCACCGACCTAGTTGCCGCCATTCAGGCCTTAAAGCAAGAGCTGAACGCGGTGATCCTAGCCCACTATTACCAAGATCCCGACATTCAAGACATTGCTGACTACATCGGCGATTCCTTGGGGTTATCCCGCCAAGCGGCCAGCACCGACGCAGCGGTGATCGTCTTTGCTGGCGTCCATTTCATGGCGGAAACGGCCAAAATTTTGAATCCCCACAAGCTGGTCTTGTTGCCCGACTTAGATGCCGGCTGTTCCTTGGCAGATAGCTGCCCTCCAGCAGACTTTGCCGCCTTCAAAGCCGCTCATCCGGGTCACCTGGTGATTTCCTACATCAACTGCACCGCCGACATCAAGGCCATGAGCGACATCATCTGCACCAGCTCCAACGCCGTGCAGATCGTCAACCAAATCCCTACGGATCAACCGATTATCTTCGCGCCCGACCAAAATCTGGGGCGCTACGTTATGGCAGAAACCGGACGAGACTTGGTGCTATGGCAGGGATCCTGCATGGTGCATGAGAATTTTTCTGAAAAGAAAATGGTGCAGTTGCACATGGAGCATCCGGAGGCGGAAATTTTGGCCCACCCAGAATGTGAGCCCTCAGTATTGCGCCATGCCGACTATATTGGATCGACCACCGCCCTGCTCAACTATTGCCAAAAAAGCGATCGCTCCTCCTTCATCGTGGCCACGGAGCCGGGCATCATTCACCAAATGCAAAAGCAAGCGCCCCACAAGCAGTTTATTCCAGCGCCGCCCATGGGAAGCTGTGCTTGCAACGAATGTCCCCACATGCGGCTGAACACCCTGGAAAAAATCTACTGGGCCATGAAGCGGCGATCGCCCGAGATTACCATGGCTGCCGAGCTACAACAGGCCGCCCTCAAACCCATTCAGCGCATGTTGGACATGAGCCATTAG